A region of Kribbella sp. NBC_01245 DNA encodes the following proteins:
- a CDS encoding L-serine ammonia-lyase yields the protein MAISVFDLFSIGIGPSSSHTVGPMRAARTFVTGLTADGLLARTAAVESQLFGSLGATGHGHGSNKAVLLGLEGEDPETVDTTTVDDRVAAIRSTGRLRLGGEHEIAFDENHLVMHRRKALPYHPNGMTFLARDAAGEVLRERTYYSVGGGFVVDETAAAGDRIVPDRTPLKYPFLSGAELLARCRESQLPISEVMRSNELAWRTDDEIEAGLLRIWQVMQDCVREGCETEGVLPGGLKVPRRAYGLHKKLSDDRYSVDPLKVMDWVNLFALAVNEQNASGGRIVTAPTNGAAGIIPAVLHYYRRFVPGATDAGVVRFLLAAGAIGVLYKENASISGAEVGCQGEVGSACSMAAAGLCEVLGGTPEQVENAAEIAMEHNLGLTCDPVGGLVQIPCIERNAMASVKAINAARMAMHGDGKHVVTLDKVIKTMRETGADMKVKYKETSRGGLAVNVIEC from the coding sequence CACACACCGTGGGCCCGATGCGAGCCGCCCGTACCTTCGTGACCGGCCTGACGGCCGACGGCCTGCTCGCCCGTACGGCGGCAGTGGAGTCTCAGCTCTTCGGTTCACTCGGTGCGACCGGACATGGGCATGGCAGCAACAAGGCGGTGTTGCTCGGCCTGGAGGGGGAGGACCCCGAGACGGTCGACACCACCACCGTCGACGACCGGGTGGCGGCGATCCGCTCCACCGGCCGGCTGCGGCTCGGTGGCGAGCACGAGATCGCGTTCGACGAGAACCACCTGGTGATGCACCGCCGCAAGGCCTTGCCGTACCACCCGAACGGGATGACCTTCCTGGCTCGGGACGCCGCGGGCGAGGTGTTGCGCGAGCGGACGTATTACTCGGTCGGTGGCGGGTTTGTCGTGGATGAGACGGCGGCCGCGGGGGACCGGATCGTGCCGGACCGTACGCCGCTGAAGTATCCGTTCCTGAGTGGTGCGGAACTGCTCGCGCGGTGCCGTGAATCGCAACTGCCTATTAGTGAAGTGATGCGCTCGAACGAGTTGGCCTGGCGGACCGACGACGAGATCGAGGCCGGGCTGCTGCGGATCTGGCAGGTGATGCAGGACTGCGTGCGCGAGGGGTGTGAGACCGAGGGCGTGTTGCCGGGTGGTCTGAAGGTTCCTCGGCGGGCCTACGGTTTGCATAAGAAGCTGAGCGATGATCGGTATTCGGTTGATCCGCTCAAGGTGATGGACTGGGTGAACCTCTTCGCCTTGGCGGTCAACGAGCAGAACGCGTCGGGTGGTCGGATCGTGACCGCGCCGACCAATGGCGCGGCGGGGATCATCCCGGCTGTGCTGCATTACTACCGCCGGTTCGTTCCCGGCGCTACTGATGCCGGAGTCGTGCGTTTCCTTCTCGCGGCTGGCGCCATCGGTGTTCTTTATAAGGAGAACGCTTCGATCTCCGGCGCTGAGGTCGGCTGCCAAGGCGAGGTCGGCTCCGCTTGCTCCATGGCCGCCGCCGGCCTTTGCGAAGTCCTCGGTGGCACGCCGGAGCAGGTAGAAAACGCCGCAGAAATCGCGATGGAACACAACCTCGGCCTCACCTGCGACCCGGTCGGCGGCTTGGTCCAAATCCCTTGTATCGAACGAAATGCAATGGCCTCGGTCAAAGCGATCAACGCCGCGCGCATGGCCATGCACGGCGACGGCAAACACGTCGTAACCCTCGACAAGGTCATCAAAACCATGCGCGAAACCGGCGCCGACATGAAGGTAAAATACAAAGAAACCTCCCGCGGCGGCCTAGCCGTAAACGTAATCGAATGCTAA